A region from the Triticum urartu cultivar G1812 chromosome 1, Tu2.1, whole genome shotgun sequence genome encodes:
- the LOC125543892 gene encoding wall-associated receptor kinase 3-like codes for MHVLLQLGLLGLILLGAQHAFGAEVPSSNCRRRCGDVEIPYPFGIDPNIPNCSLAEVFDLSCEVRDGALKPKPFKAIFEVLDISLTHSTARVLNYIEAFCYNNSTRSMEHLGYHESQNGGPTSVYRLSDVENRFTVIGCNALGIMSDFAGTGYQGMGVATCRNLSDLVDGSCAGMGCSQTMIPKRMYYYDTNFSSSVNTSRIWEFNRCSYAVLMEAAAFNFSTSYVGNTTFNDTHRGRVPMVVDWAVRDAKSCDDARRNTTYACLSSNSVCVDSVNDSGYMCNCSQGYKGNAYLHGGCQDVDECSNKNPCPSGGTCHNTIGGYRCSCRVGRKMEDNTCSPDIGLILGVTLGLFGAIIIAMITVFWGQMIIQKRKLEKVKREYFRQHGGLLLFDRMKSEKGLAFTIFSEAELIHATNNFDSTRILGKGGHGTVYKGILKNNMTVAIKRCALVDERQKKEFGQELLILSQINHKNIVKLLGCCLEVEVPILVYEFVLNGTLFEYIHGKNRSSHISFSNLLRISHEAAEGLSFLHSYASPPVIHGDVKTSNILLDDNHMAKVSDFGASVLAPSDEEQFLTILQGTCGYLDPEYLQTCQLTAKSDVYSFGVILLEILTGQLPLKLEGSDTQKILSSTFLSAMKENNLDAVLVKHVKEQESMELLKGLADLAKKCLDMCGDSRPSMKEVANELGRLRKLPMYPWVRVGVETDRESLLGGDCTGVQEIESDYSMGENENQHINPGSSYYAR; via the exons ATGCACGTCTTGTTGCagcttggccttcttggtctcaTACTTCTTGGGGCACAGCATGCCTTTGGGGCTGAGGTCCCTAGCTCAAACTGCCGAAGGCGGTGCGGCGATGTCGAGATACCGTACCCATTCGGCATCGATCCCAATATCCCCAACTGCTCGCTCGCAGAAGTCTTCGACCTCAGCTGCGAGGTTAGAGACGGCGCCCTCAAGCCCAAGCCGTTCAAGGCCATCTTTGAGGTGCTGGACATCTCCCTCACCCACAGCACCGCCCGGGTGCTCAACTACATCGAGGCTTTCTGCTACAACAACTCCACGAGGAGCATGGAGCATCTCGGCTATCACGAGAGCCAGAACGGAGGGCCTACCTCCGTCTACCGGCTCTCCGACGTCGAGAACAGATTCACGGTCATCGGGTGCAACGCCCTGGGCATCATGTCCGACTTCGCCGGCACGGGGTATCAGGGGATGGGCGTCGCCACGTGCCGCAACCTGTCGGACCTGGTGGACGGGTCCTGCGCCGGCATGGGCTGCTCCCAGACCATGATACCCAAGCGCATGTACTACTACGACACCAACTTCTCCAGCTCCGTCAACACGAGCCGGATCTGGGAGTTCAACCGGTGCAGCTACGCGGTGCTCATGGAGGCCGCGGCCTTCAACTTCAGCACCTCGTACGTCGGCAACACCACCTTCAACGACACGCACCGTGGGCGGGTGCCCATGGTGGTTGATTGGGCTGTGAGAGATGCAAAGTCATGCGACGACGCACGACGGAATACGACCTACGCATGCCTCAGCAGCAACAGCGTGTGCGTGGATTCCGTCAATGATTCCGGCTATATGTGCAACTGCTCGCAGGGGTACAAAGGCAATGCTTATCTCCACGGTGGATGCCAAG ATGTCGACGAATGTAGTAACAAGAACCCATGTCCTTCAGGAGGCACTTGCCACAATACAATTGGAGGATACCGGTGTTCTTGTCGAGTAGGAAGAAAAATGGAAGACAATACATGCAGCCCTGATATCGGCTTAATACTAG GAGTTACACTAGGATTATTTGGGGCAATCATTATCGCCATGATCACTGTATTTTGGGGACAAATGATAATCCAGAAGAGAAAATTGGAAAAAGTTAAGAGGGAGTATTTCCGCCAACATGGAGGGTTGCTTTTGTTTGATAGGATGAAATCTGAGAAAGGTCTTGCTTTCACTATATTTTCAGAAGCTGAGCTCATACATGCCACCAACAACTTTGACAGTACCAGAATACTTGGAAAAGGAGGTCATGGAACAGTCTACAAAGGGATATTGAAGAACAACATGACGGTTGCAATTAAAAGATGTGCATTAGTTGATGAAAGGCAAAAGAAGGAATTTGGCCAAGAGTTGCTCATTTTATCCCAAATTAATCACAAGAACATTGTGAAACTCTTAGGTTGTTGCCTTGAGGTGGAAGTTCCAATTCTAGTATATGAGTTTGTTCTAAATGGTACACTTTTCGAGTATATTCATGGAAAGAACCGGTCATCACATATCTCCTTCAGCAATCTCTTAAGAATTTCTCATGAAGCAGCGGAAGGACTCAGCTTCCTACACTCCTATGCATCTCCCCCTGTTATTCATGGTGATGTAAAAACTTCCAACATTCTTCTTGATGACAACCACATGGCCAAGGTATCGGACTTTGGAGCCTCGGTACTAGCCCCATCCGACGAAGAGCAATTTCTCACAATACTTCAAGGTACGTGTGGATACCTTGATCCTGAATACCTGCAAACGTGTCAGTTGACAGCTAAAAGCGATGTGTATAGCTTTGGAGTTATCCTTTTGGAGATCCTCACAGGCCAATTGCCACTAAAGCTTGAAGGGTCTGACACACAAAAGATCTTATCATCGACTTTCCTGTCTGCCATGAAGGAGAACAATCTTGATGCAGTGTTGGTCAAACACGTGAAAGAACAAGAGAGCATGGAGTTGCTGAAAGGACTTGCAGACCTAGCAAAGAAATGCCTAGATATGTGTGGTGACAGCAGGCCCTCGATGAAAGAGGTTGCTAATGAGCTCGGCAGATTGAGAAAGCTTCCAATGTATCCCTGGGTGCGGGTGGGCGTGGAGACGGATAGAGAGAGCCTTCTAGGTGGAGATTGCACCGGTGTTCAGGAAATAGAATCTGACTATTCTATGGGAGAAAATGAGAACCAACACATAAATCCAGGAAGTTCATATTATGCTAGGTGA